The stretch of DNA GGAGCGGCGAGGAGGCGGTGCGGCACGTGTTCCGCGTCGCGTCGAGCCTCGACTCGATGGTCCTCGGCGAGCCGCAGATCCTCGGCCAGGTGAAGGACGCGTACGACGCCGCGATCGCGGCCGGCGCGCTCCGGAGCCACCTCGCGCGGTGCGTGAGCCGCTCGTTCACCGTCGCGAAGCGGATCCGCACCGAGACGCAGCTCGGCGCCGGGACGGTGAGCATCTCGAGCGTCGCGGTCGATCTCGCGAAGCGCATCTTCGGCGAGCTCGCCGATCACACCGTGCTCCTCGTCGGGGCGGGGGAGATGGCGGAGCAAGCGGCGAAGAGCCTCGGCCAGCAGGCGCGGGCGATCCGCATCTGCAACCGCAGCTTCGATCGCGCGGCGAACCTCGCGTCGCACTTCAACGCGACCGCGGCGCCGATCGAGCAGCTCGAGGCGGAGCTGGTGCTCTCCGACGTCGTCGTCGCGTCCACGTCGAGCAAGAACTTCGTCGTGACGAAGGACCTCGTGAAGCGCGTGATGAAGCAGCGGAAGGGCCGCACGCTCTTCTTCGTCGACATCGCGGTGCCGCGCAACGTCGAGCCCGCGGTCCACGGCCTCGACAACGTGTACGTCTACAACGTCGACGACCTCGAGCACGAGGTCGCCGAGAACATGAAGTCGCGGCAGAAGGAGGTCGCGGCGGCGGAGAAGATCGTCGACGTCGAGCTCACCGCGTGGTCGCAGTGGGCGCGCGGCCTCAACGTGAACCCCACCATCGTCGCGCTCCGCGCCAAGACGAAGGGCGTCCTCGTCGCCGAGCTCGAACGCACGCTCG from Labilithrix sp. encodes:
- the hemA gene encoding glutamyl-tRNA reductase yields the protein MTLPVVVIGLSHKTAPVDVRERFASGSEVLPEVLARITSRVEIEEAMFLSTCNRVEVLALPTAHATQEEAVQAASHAVREALREHIGAATVEELREYLYERSGEEAVRHVFRVASSLDSMVLGEPQILGQVKDAYDAAIAAGALRSHLARCVSRSFTVAKRIRTETQLGAGTVSISSVAVDLAKRIFGELADHTVLLVGAGEMAEQAAKSLGQQARAIRICNRSFDRAANLASHFNATAAPIEQLEAELVLSDVVVASTSSKNFVVTKDLVKRVMKQRKGRTLFFVDIAVPRNVEPAVHGLDNVYVYNVDDLEHEVAENMKSRQKEVAAAEKIVDVELTAWSQWARGLNVNPTIVALRAKTKGVLVAELERTLGTRLKHLPEGDRQALTQMIESATNKLLHAPTTRLKAAAGVSDGNDLVRAAQHLFDLPSAPAPEPSTPSLPPSADESEKRLPH